In Oryza sativa Japonica Group chromosome 11, ASM3414082v1, the following are encoded in one genomic region:
- the LOC4349906 gene encoding probable LRR receptor-like serine/threonine-protein kinase At3g47570, protein MKFIEPGKFLLVFLVCSAHVVICSSNGNETDRLSLLEFKNAITLDPQQALMSWNDSNHVCSWEGVKCRVKAPHRVIYLNLSGQGLVGTISPSLGNLTFLRYISLQENLLAGQIPLSLGHMHHLKVLYLSNNTLQGEIPDFANCSNLWALLLNGNHLVGKVPTDARLPPNLYFLWIVHNNLTGTIPTSLFNITTLTKLSIGFNQINGEVPKEIGKSRVLQLFAASGNKLLGRFQQTILNISSLADLDLGSNYLHGELPSSLGSSLSNLQGLALGNNFFGGHIPSSLANASKLSMIHLSRNNFIGMVPSSIGKLQELSVLNLEFNQLQSSDKQGLEFMNSLSNCTKLRALSLAKNQLEGEIPSSFGNLSMKLELLYLGGNKLSGRFPAGIANLHSLSGLALNSNRFTGPVPDWLGNLKNLQIIFLAANMFTGFIPSSLSNLSLLENVVLDSNQFYGHIPRGLESLKVLQVLSIPNNNLHGSIPRELFSIPTIREIWLYSNRLDGPLPIEIGNAKQLEHLVLSSNNLSGVIPDTLGNCESIEEIELDQNFLSGSIPTSFGNMESLQVLNMSHNLLSGSIPKSIGSLKYLEQLDLSFNNLEGEVPEIGIFNNTTAIWIAGNRGLCGGATKLHLPVCTYRPPSSTKHLRSVVLKVVIPLACIVSLATGISVLLFWRKKHERKSMSLPSFGRNFPKVSFDDLSRATDGFSISNLIARGRYSSVYKGRLLQYGDMVAVKVFSLQTRGAQKSFIAECKTLRNVRHRNLVPILTACSSIDSQGNDFKALVYQFMSQGDLHMMLYSNQDDENGSASIHIAFAQRLSIVVDVADAMEYVHHNNQGTIVHCDLKPSNILLDDSLTAHVGDFGLARFKVDCTISSSGDSIISSAINGTIGYVAPEYATGGEVSTFGDVYSFGIVLFEIFLRKRPTHDMFKDGLNIATFVDMNFPDRISEVVDQELLEYQNGLSHDTLVDMKEKEMECLRSVLNIGLCCTKPSPYERMDMREVAARLRKIKEAYLSSN, encoded by the exons CAGATCGGTTATCACTGCTTGAATTCAAGAATGCTATCACTCTTGATCCACAGCAAGCCCTGATGTCCTGGAATGACAGCAACCATGTCTGCAGTTGGGAAGGTGTCAAGTGCAGGGTGAAGGCTCCACATCGTGTCATTTATCTCAACCTTAGTGGTCAAGGCTTAGTAGGGACAATATCTCCTTCTCTTGGAAACCTAACATTCCTAAGATATATAAGTCTCCAAGAAAATTTACTAGCTGGACAAATCCCCCTGTCACTTGGTCATATGCATCACCTCAAAGTTCTCTACTTGAGTAATAATACACTCCAAGGAGAGATACCTGACTTTGCAAATTGTTCTAATCTCTGGGCGTTATTGCTGAATGGAAATCACCTAGTGGGGAAAGTACCTACAGATGCCCGTTTGCCGCCTAACCTTTATTTTCTCTGGATTGTACATAATAATCTGACTGGAACCATTCCCACCTCTCTATTTAACATTACGACATTAACTAAACTTTCTATAGGATTTAATCAAATCAATGGTGAGGTTCCCAAAGAAATTGGAAAATCACGCGTTCTGCAACTATTTGCTGCTTCTGGAAATAAGCTTTTAGGAAGATTTCAACAAACCATCCTTAATATCTCTTCCCTTGCTGATCTAGATCTTGGGTCCAATTATCTACATGGAGAGTTGCCATCCAGTCTTGGTAGTTCACTGTCCAATCTACAGGGGTTGGCTTTGGGCAACAACTTCTTCGGTGGGCATATCCCAAgttccttggcaaatgcttctAAGCTATCCATGATTCATCTGTCAAGAAATAATTTCATAGGGATGGTGCCTAGTTCCATTGGCAAACTTCAGGAACTCTCCGTGTTGAACCTTGAATTTAATCAACTACAATCAAGTGATAAGCAAGGCTTGGAGTTCATGAATAGTCTCAGCAATTGCACCAAACTACGAGCATTATCACTTGCAAAAAATCAACTAGAAGGAGAGATACCAAGTTCATTCGGCAACCTTTCTATGAAGCTTGAACTCTTATACCTTGGAGGCAATAAACTATCAGGGCGTTTTCCTGCAGGCATTGCAAATCTTCACAGCCTGTCAGGTCTAGCACTGAATTCAAATCGTTTTACAGGTCCAGTTCCAGATTGGCTAGGAAATCTTAAAAATTTGCAAATAATATTCCTAGCGGCAAACATGTTTACAGGATTTATTCCATCATCCCTCTCAAATTTATCTCTACTAGAAAATGTTGTCTTGGACTCTAACCAGTTCTATGGCCATATACCCCGAGGTTTGGAAAGCCTCAAAGTACTACAAGTACTGAGCATTCCAAACAACAATCTTCATGGTAGCATCCCAAGAGAGCTCTTCAGCATTCCTACAATAAGGGAGATTTGGCTATATTCCAATAGATTGGATGGACCTCTTCCTATTGAAATAGGAAATGCTAAACAATTAGAACATCTTGTGCTTTCATCAAATAACCTATCCGGTGTTATTCCTGACACACTTGGTAATTGTGAGAGTATTGAAGAGATCGAGTTGGATCAGAATTTTCTCAGTGGGAGCATTCCTACATCATTTGGCAACATGGAAAGCTTGCAAGTGCTCAATATGTCTCATAACCTCTTGTCAGGATCAATACCAAAGTCTATTGGTAGCTTGAAGTATCTTGAACAACTAGATCTGTCATTCAACAATCTCGAGGGTGAAGTACCAGAAATAGGTATATTCAACAACACAACGGCCATATGGATTGCTGGAAATAGGGGTCTTTGTGGTGGGGCAACAAAGCTACACCTACCTGTGTGCACTTATAGACCTCCAAGTTCAACTAAACACTTGCGATCCGTAGTACTGAAAGTTGTGATCCCCTTAGCTTGCATAGTGTCACTTGCTACGGGAATATCTGTCTTGTTGTTTTGGAGGAAAAAACATGAGAGAAAATCTATGTCTCTCCCTTCATTCGGTAGAAATTTTCCTAAAGTTTCATTCGACGATCTTTCCAGAGCGACGGATGGGTTCTCCATATCCAATTTAATTGCCAGGGGAAGATACAGTTCTGTGTACAAAGGGAGATTGTTGCAATATGGAGATATGGTTGCTGTGAAAGTTTTCAGCCTACAAACTAGAGGGGCACAAAAAAGCTTCATTGCAGAATGCAAAACTTTAAGAAATGTGCGACACCGAAATCTTGTTCCCATCCTAACTGCATGCTCAAGTATTGATTCTCAAGGGAATGATTTCAAAGCTCTAGTATATCAATTCATGTCACAAGGTGACTTGCATATGATGCTATACTCAAATCAGGATGATGAAAACGGTTCAGCTTCCATCCATATTGCATTTGCTCAAAGGTTAAGCATTGTAGTGGATGTTGCAGATGCAATGGAGTACGTCCACCATAACAACCAAGGAACTATTGTTCATTGTGATCTCAAGCCTAGCAACATTCTTTTAGATGACAGCCTAACAGCACATGTTGGAGACTTTGGCCTTGCAAGGTTTAAAGTTGATTGCACTATATCATCTTCCGGTGACTCAATTATTTCAAGTGCAATTAATGGAACTATTGGATATGTTGCTCCAG AGTATGCAACAGGTGGTGAAGTTTCAACCTTCGGAGATGTTTATAGCTTTGGAATAGTTCTCTTCGAAATATTTTTACGAAAGAGACCAACACACGATATGTTCAAGGATGGTCTGAACATTGCAACATTTGTCGATATGAACTTTCCTGACAGGATATCAGAAGTTGTTGACCAAGAATTGTTAGAATACCAGAATGGTCTATCCCATGACACTCTTGTGGACATGAAGGAAAAAGAAATGGAGTGTCTACGTTCTGTGTTAAACATTGGACTTTGCTGCACAAAGCCATCCCCCTATGAGCGCATGGACATGCGAGAAGTGGCTGCAAGGCTGCGTAAAATTAAGGAGGCCTACCTCAGCAGCAACTAA
- the LOC107277962 gene encoding putative receptor-like protein kinase At3g47110, whose protein sequence is MKVTTASGHLLLVLFASIFHPAVSSISGNGTDRLALLEFKNAITHDPQKSLMSWNDSNHLCSWEGVSCSSKNPPRVTSIDLSNQNLAGNISPSLGNLTFLKHLSLATNEFTGRIPESLGHLRRLRSLYLSNNTLQGIIPSFANCSDLRVLWLDHNELTGGLPDGLPLGLEELQVSSNTLVGTIPPSLGNVTTLRMLRFAFNGIEGGIPGELAALREMEILTIGGNRLSGGFPEPIMNMSVLIRLSLETNRFSGKMPSGIGTSLPNLWRLFIGGNFFQGNLPSSLANASNLVDLDISQNNFVGVVPAFIGKLANLTWLNLEMNQLHARSKQDWDFMDSLTNCTQLQALSMAGNQLEGHLPNSVGNFSVQLQRLYLGQNQLSGSFPSGIENLPNLIVFGLDYNRFTGSVPPWLGGLITLQVLSLTNNNFTGYIPSSLSNLSHLVELYLQSNQLLGNIPSSFGKLQFLTRIDISDNSLNGSLPKEIFRIPTIAEVGFSFNNLSGELPTEVGYAKQLRSLHLSSNNLSGDIPNTLGNCENLQEVVLDQNNFGGSIPASLGKLISLKSLNLSHNILNGSIPVSLGDLELLEQIDLSFNHLSGQVPTKGIFKNSTATHMDGNLGLCGGAPELHLPECPIVPSNKSKHKLYVTLKVVIPLASTVTLAIVILVIFIWKGKRREKSISLSSSGREFPKVSYRDLARATNGFSTSNLIGRGRYSSVYQGQLFHDINAVAIKVFSLETRGAQKSFIAECNALRNVRHRNLVPILTACSSIDSSGNDFKALAYKFMPRGDLHKLLYSNPNDERSSGICYISLAQRLSIAVDLSDALAYLHHSHQGTIIHCDLKPSNILLDDNMIAHVGDFGLARFRIDSKTSFGNSNSTINGTIGYVAPECAIGGQVSTAADVYSFGVVLLEIFIRRRPTDDMFKDGLTIAKYTEINIPDKMLQIVDPQLVQELGLSQEDPVRVDETATHCLLSVLNIGLCCTKSSPSERISMQEVATKLHRIRESYLR, encoded by the exons ATGAAGGTTACTACTGCATCTGGACATCTCCTCTTGGTGTTGTTTGCTTCCATCTTCCACCCAGCCGTCAGCTCAATTTCAGGAAATGGAACAGATCGACTTGCATTGCTAGAATTCAAGAATGCAATCACTCACGATCCACAGAAATCCCTAATGTCTTGGAATGACAGCAATCACTTGTGCAGCTGGGAAGGTGTCTCGTGCAGCTCCAAGAATCCACCTCGTGTCACCTCTATTGATCTCAGCAACCAAAATCTTGCAGGCAACATTTCCCCTTCACTTGGCAACCTGACATTCCTCAAGCATCTGTCATTGGCGACGAACGAGTTCACCGGACGGATTCCTGAATCTCTCGGCCACCTGCGTCGTCTCCGATCACTCTACCTGAGCAACAACACGCTCCAGGGGATCATACCGAGCTTCGCCAACTGCTCCGATCTGAGGGTGCTATGGCTGGATCACAACGAGCTCACCGGAGGACTCCCCGACGGCCTGCCTCTTGGCCTCGAGGAATTGCAGGTCTCGTCGAACACTCTCGTCGGGACTATCCCTCCCTCGCTCGGCAACGTCACGACGCTGAGGATGCTTCGCTTCGCGTTCAACGGCATCGAGGGTGGCATCCCAGGCGAGCTCGCGGCGCTGCGCGAGATGGAGATACTGACCATCGGCGGCAACCGGTTGTCAGGTGGGTTTCCAGAGCCGATCATGAACATGTCGGTGCTCATTCGGCTCAGCCTCGAAACCAACCGCTTCAGCGGCAAGATGCCATCCGGCATTGGTACCTCGCTGCCTAATCTATGGCGGCTCTTCATTGGCGGCAACTTCTTCCAAGGGAATCTCCCTTcttccttggcaaatgcttcgAATCTTGTTGATCTTGATATTTCTCAGAATAACTTTGTTGGGGTGGTGCCTGCTTTCATTGGCAAGCTTGCCAATCTTACATGGTTGAATCTTGAGATGAATCAGCTCCATGCTCGTAGCAAGCAAGATTGGGATTTCATGGATAGCTTAACCAACTGCACTCAGCTACAAGCATTATCTATGGCTGGGAATCAGCTGGAAGGACATTTACCAAATTCAGTAGGAAATTTTTCTGTTCAGCTTCAGCGTCTTTACTTGGGACAGAATCAATTATCAGGGAGTTTTCCTTCAGGCATTGAAAACCTTCCAAACCTGATAGTTTTTGGACTGGATTACAACAGGTTTACAGGTTCTGTGCCACCATGGCTCGGCGGATTGATAACATTGCAGGTACTAAGCTTGACTAACAACAATTTTACAGGGTATATTCCTTCCTCCCTTTCCAATTTGTCACATTTGGTAGAGCTTTATCTGCAATCAAATCAGTTGCTTGGAAACATACCTTCAAGCTTTGGAAAACTTCAGTTCCTTACAAGAATCGACATTTCTGATAACAGTCTTAATGGTAGTCTGCCAAAGGAGATCTTCAGGATTCCGACGATAGCAGAGGTTGGGTTCTCATTCAACAATCTCAGTGGAGAACTTCCTACAGAAGTAGGGTATGCCAAGCAACTCCGCAGTTTGCATCTCTCATCTAATAATCTGTCGGGAGATATTCCTAATACTTTGGGTAACTGTGAAAATTTGCAAGAAGTGGTGCTAGACCAGAATAATTTTGGTGGAAGTATTCCTGCTTCGCttggcaaattaattagccTGAAATCTCTCAACCTGTCACACAATATATTAAATGGTTCAATACCAGTGTCACTTGGTGATCTTGAGCTTCTTGAGCAGATAGATTTGTCGTTCAACCATCTTAGTGGTCAGGTCCCAACTAAAGGAATTTTCAAGAATTCAACTGCCACGCATATGGATGGAAATTTGGGGCTTTGTGGAGGTGCACCGGAGTTACACCTACCTGAATGTCCCATTGTGCCTTCAAATAAAAGTAAACACAAGCTATATGTAACACTGAAAGTTGTGATCCCATTAGCCAGCACGGTGACACTTGCCATAGTGATATTGGTCATATTTATCTGGAAGGGAAAACGAAGGGAAAAATCAATATCTCTATCCTCATCTGGTAGAGAATTTCCCAAAGTTTCTTATAGGGATCTTGCTAGAGCAACAAATGGGTTCTCAACATCCAATTTAATTGGAAGAGGGAGATATAGTTCTGTATACCAAGGACAACTATTTCATGATATAAATGCAGTTGCTATCAAGGTCTTCAGTCTAGAGACAAGGGGAGCACAAAAGAGCTTCATTGCAGAGTGCAATGCTTTGAGAAATGTGCGACATCGCAATCTAGTTCCTATCTTAACGGCATGCTCAAGCATTGATTCAAGTGGGAATGACTTCAAAGCATTGGCATATAAATTCATGCCAAGAGGAGACTTGCATAAATTACTGTACTCAAATCCAAATGATGAAAGATCTTCAGGTATATGCTATATTTCACTGGCCCAAAGGTTAAGTATTGCGGTTGACTTGTCTGATGCATTGGCATACCTACACCACAGTCATCAAGGAACAATTATTCATTGTGATCTCAAACCTAGCAATATTCTTTTGGATGACAATATGATAGCTCATGTTGGAGACTTTGGACTAGCAAGGTTCAGAATTGATTCCAAAACATCTTTCGGTAACTCAAATTCTACAATAAATGGCACCATAGGATATGTTGCTCCAG AATGTGCCATAGGTGGTCAAGTTTCAACTGCTGCAGACGTATACAGCTTCGGGGTTGTTCTCCTTGAGATTTTCATAAGGAGGAGGCCAACAGACGACATGTTCAAGGATGGATTGACCATTGCAAAGTATACAGAGATAAACATCCCTGATAAGATGCTGCAGATTGTTGATCCTCAGCTAGTACAAGAGTTGGGCCTGTCCCAAGAAGATCCAGTGCGTGTCGATGAAACTGCAACACATTGCCTTCTTTCTGTACTGAACATTGGACTGTGCTGCACCAAGTCATCCCCGAGTGAGCGCATCAGCATGCAGGAGGTGGCTACCAAGCTACATAGAATCAGGGAGTCATATCTTAGATGA